The Glycine soja cultivar W05 chromosome 8, ASM419377v2, whole genome shotgun sequence genome has a window encoding:
- the LOC114422725 gene encoding protein LONGIFOLIA 1-like gives MSGKALKSLKDENPDLQKQIGCITGFFQLFDRHRFLTGQRSATYVQHRPTSGGSSNEIKELNGTKQEAKAKNLKTAREKQQFSTESSITSFSSSSCSSSMSSHEFNKTIQIQSPSRNRIRIPENTNSKAAKKQPDTPHQQSLHFHHIVNDSMHKETQGLSVKIGAKEEKKGQTNALKHIDSPRPLQSHKYVNAGVTVASEPLHTIAKSKKKPWDSPRLSYDETFKSATKHKELPRLSLDSREGSNRGFNEGNKSHNQLKGSPRGYGRNSSTMINHLQEQETSKRSSSVVAKLMGLEALPECTQTCGSPMGTSSCSSKKNELLARSSTSDEKQHQRFSLPQSRRADLIANVTPCSRFALEPTPWRQPDESQSSPLQASKGSESDIKASKSSLTVYGEIEKRVAELEFKKSGKDLRALKQILEAMQRHKDSVDISRDHASNSPSDNRNCTNLNESSKSQSPRVRQKDPASVTVEMSNSTRVSKLPIVIMKPSKVTRKPNNPSSTEISIHAKSGPSKCSPSNPTNGRLVDRQTTIGISSTTKNIKDPFGQQVLSSDKNNMRTSKLMQSLKVSQDNTGECTTNSGYTTVTGSPRLQKKFGLERCSQPTSPSSDSRINRRGHDRQPVELSSPSTTPRHKFSTLQQRNERFTEISCHLRDFKHHVNIISDFDNKSSSASHSDIEVIRIDQSRKIISSSIQLSGMNQNNAFEELRKAETMITAEQPSPVSVLDAAFYRDDPPSPVKKKSDISKNLGEALSTDEDSEESSVDLLQEIEWIDEKLINFNNTRDPDHKYIAEILLASGLLSGHSYSQIFHSPGHLVDPKLFFALEQMKTKMHFNIKDSAKKIRRIINPEKMQRKLIFDVVNDILVQKLILDNSSALWCQPNELAGTTLKGKQLLDELCTEIDQLQPQNRNFSLVHEDENLKHHHAIWTNCCNEMPNIVLDIERLIFKDLITEVVRGEVANHSGRHCRQLVFYN, from the exons ATGTCTGGAAAGGCTTTGAAATCCTTGAAGGATGAAAACCCAGATTTGCAGAAGCAAATTGGGTGCATCACTGGATTTTTTCAGCTCTTTGACCGCCACCGTTTCCTCACAGGCCAACGCTCTGCCACCTACGTTCAGCACAGGCCTACTTCAG GTGGAAGCAGTAATGAAATCAAAGAGCTCAATGGTACAAAGCAGGAAGCTAAG GCAAAGAATCTGAAGACTGCTAGAGAAAAGCAACAATTCTCCACAGAATCATCCataacttctttttcttcatcatcTTGTTCATCTAGCATGTCATCCCATGAGTTTAACAAAACAATTCAGATACAATCACCGTCAAGAAATCGAATCAGAATTCCAGAAAACACAAATTCAAAAGCAGCAAAGAAGCAACCTGATACCCCGCACCAGCAATCCCTCCATTTCCATCATATTGTCAACGACTCAATGCATAAAGAAACTCAAGGATTGTCTGTGAAAATTGGGGCTAAAGAGGAAAAGAAGGGTCAGACTAATGCCTTGAAACACATTGATTCCCCCCGGCCTTTGCAGTCACACAAATATGTGAATGCAGGAGTTACAGTTGCCAGTGAACCTTTACATACTATTGCAAAGTCTAAGAAAAAACCTTGGGACTCACCACGGCTCTCTTATGATGAAACATTCAAATCTGCCACAAAGCACAAGGAACTTCCAAGACTTTCTTTGGACAGCAGAGAAGGGTCCAATAGAGGTTTCAATGAAGGAAACAAGTCTCACAACCAGTTGAAGGGTTCACCGAGAGGGTACGGGAGAAACTCCAGCACAATGATTAACCATCTGCAAGAACAAGAAACTTCCAAAAGGTCTTCCAGTGTTGTAGCTAAGTTGATGGGACTTGAAGCCCTCCCTGAGTGTACACAAACTTGTGGGAGTCCAATGGGAACTTCTAGTTGTTCTTCCAAAAAGAATGAGCTCTTGGCAAGATCTAGTACAAGTGATGAAAAGCAACACCAAAGATTCAGCTTGCCTCAGTCTAGAAGGGCTGATTTAATCGCAAATGTGACACCGTGTTCACGGTTTGCACTAGAACCAACTCCATGGAGGCAACCTGATGAAAGCCAAAGCTCTCCATTACAAGCTTCCAAGGGAAGTGAATCTGATATAAAAGCCTCAAAGTCCTCTCTCACTGTGTACGGGGAAATTGAGAAAAGGGTGGCAGAACTTGAGTTCAAAAAGTCTGGAAAGGATCTCAGAGCCCTTAAACAGATTCTTGAAGCAATGCAGAGACATAAGGATTCAGTAGACATTTCTAGAGACCATGCTTCAAATTCTCCATCTGACAATAGGAATTGTACTAATCTCAATGAAAGCTCGAAATCTCAGAGCCCAAGAGTACGACAAAAAGATCCGGCATCTGTCACGGTTGAGATGTCAAATTCAACCCGGGTTAGTAAATTGCCAATCGTCATCATGAAACCTTCAAAAGTTACTAGGAAACCAAATAATCCTTCCTCTACAGAAATATCAATTCATGCTAAATCTGGTCCCAGCAAGTGTTCCCCTAGTAATCCCACAAATGGAAGATTGGTTGACAGGCAAACTACTATAGGTATCAGTTcgacaacaaaaaatatcaagGATCCTTTTGGACAACAAGTTCTTTCATCTGATAAAAACAACATGAGAACTTCAAAGTTGATGCAATCCTTGAAAGTTTCTCAAGACAACACTGGAGAATGCACCACCAACTCTGGTTATACAACCGTGACTGGCAGCCCCAGACTACAAAAGAAGTTTGGTTTGGAGAGGTGTTCGCAACCAACCAGTCCATCATCAGATTCCAGAATTAACAGAAGAGGGCATGATAGGCAACCTGTGGAATTGTCTTCTCCAAGTACAACACCAAGACATAAGTTCTCCACTTTGCAGCAAAGAAATGAACGTTTCACTGAAATCAGCTGTCACTTGAGGGATTTTAAGCATCATGTTAACATCATTTCGGATTTTGACAACAAAAGCAGCTCGGCCAGTCATAGTGACATTGAAGTCATTCGCATTGATCAATCTAGAAAGATCATTAGCTCCTCCATCCAGCTGAGTGGCATGAACCAAAAC AATGCATTTGAAGAGTTGAGGAAGGCGGAGACAATGATTACTGCAGAACAACCAAGCCCTGTGTCTGTTCTTGATGCTGCATTCTATAGGGATGACCCACCATCTCCAGTGAAAAAGAAATCAGACATCTCAAAAAATTTAG GTGAAGCTCTAAGCACTGATGAGGATAGTGAAGAGAGCTCAGTGGATCTACTTCAAGAAATTGAGTGGATTGATGAGAAACTCATCAATTTCAATAACACTAGGGATCCTGACCATAAGTATATAGCAGAAATACTGTTAGCATCAGGTCTGCTCAGTGGCCACAGCTATAGCCAGATATTCCATTCGCCGGGTCATTTGGTTGATCCAAAGTTGTTCTTTGCACTTGAACAAATGAAGACAAAGATGCATTTTAACATTAAAGACAGTGCCAAGAAGATTCGTAGGATTATTAACCCTGAGAAAATGCAAAGGAAACTCATATTTGATGTTGTCAATGACATTTTAGTTCAAAAGCTGATATTGGATAATTCTTCTGCATTGTGGTGCCAACCAAATGAGTTAGCAGGCACAACACTAAAAGGGAAGCAGCTTTTGGATGAGCTATGCACAGAAATTGATCAGTTGCAACCTCAAAATAGGAATTTCAGTTTAGTTCATGAGGATGAGAATTTGAAGCATCACCATGCAATTTGGACTAATTGCTGCAATGAGATGCCAAATATTGTGTTGGATATTGAACGTTTGATCTTTAAAGATTTGATAACTGAGGTTGTGAGAGGTGAAGTAGCAAACCATTCTGGTAGACATTGCAGGCAACTGGTGTTTTACAATTAG